One window from the genome of Streptomyces cadmiisoli encodes:
- a CDS encoding discoidin domain-containing protein encodes MQSTTRRYVRCMASVGVTVALTAGTLATLGTPAAYAAAGATLPFTSVEAESATTTGSRIGPDLTQGTLASEASGRQAVRLSAGQRVEFTVPRAANAVNVAYSVPDGQSGTLDVYVNGTRIAKTLAVTSKYSYVDTGWIPGARTHHFYDNARLLLGQNVQAGDKVALQATNTQVTVDVADFEQVAGPAGQPAGSVSVVSRGADPSGQGDSTQAFRDAIAAAQGGVVWIPPGEYRLTSSLNGVQNVTLQGAGHWHSVVRTSRFIDQSGSSGRVHIKDFAVVGEVTERVDSSPDNFVNGSLGPNSSVSGMWLQHLKVGLWLTGNNDNLVVENSRFLDMTADGLNLNGTARGVRVRNNFLRNQGDDALAMWSLYAPNTSSSFENNTITQPNLANGIAIYGGTDITVRDNLVSDTNALGSGIAISNQKFLDPFHPLAGTITVDGNTLVRTGAMNPNWNHPMGALRVDSYDSAIDAQVRITNTTITDSPYSAFEFVSGSGRGLAARNVTVDGATVRNTGTVVVQAETQGAATFRNVTATGVGAAGIYNCPYPSGSGTFTVTDGGGNSGWSSTWSDCSTWPRPGQGNPDPDPGRNLAKGRPATATGSQDVYTPGRAVDGDASSYWESANNAFPQSLTVDLGSAEAVRRLVLKLPPSSAWQARTQTFSVQGSTDGSTYSTVVAAQGHRFDPATGNTVTVPLPGGTNLRYLRLHVTANTGWPAAQFSEVEAYLTS; translated from the coding sequence ATGCAGTCGACCACCCGCAGATATGTCAGGTGCATGGCGTCCGTCGGGGTGACCGTCGCCCTGACCGCCGGCACGCTCGCCACCCTCGGTACGCCGGCCGCGTACGCCGCGGCCGGTGCCACCCTGCCCTTCACCTCGGTCGAGGCCGAGTCCGCGACCACGACGGGCAGCAGGATCGGCCCCGATCTCACCCAGGGCACCCTCGCCTCCGAGGCGTCCGGCCGGCAGGCCGTCCGGCTCTCGGCCGGTCAGCGCGTCGAGTTCACCGTGCCCCGTGCGGCCAACGCCGTGAACGTCGCCTACAGCGTCCCCGACGGCCAGTCCGGCACGCTCGACGTGTACGTCAACGGGACCAGGATCGCGAAGACCCTCGCCGTCACCTCCAAGTACTCGTACGTCGACACCGGCTGGATCCCCGGCGCGCGGACCCACCACTTCTACGACAACGCCCGGCTGCTGCTCGGCCAGAACGTGCAGGCCGGTGACAAGGTCGCCCTCCAGGCGACGAACACCCAGGTCACCGTGGACGTCGCCGACTTCGAGCAGGTCGCCGGGCCGGCCGGCCAGCCCGCCGGATCGGTCTCCGTCGTCTCCCGGGGCGCCGACCCGAGCGGCCAGGGCGACTCGACGCAGGCCTTCCGCGACGCCATCGCCGCGGCGCAGGGCGGGGTGGTGTGGATCCCGCCGGGCGAGTACCGGCTGACGTCGTCCCTCAACGGGGTGCAGAACGTGACCCTCCAGGGCGCCGGGCACTGGCACTCCGTGGTGCGCACCTCCCGTTTCATCGACCAGTCGGGCTCCTCGGGACGGGTCCACATCAAGGACTTCGCGGTCGTCGGAGAGGTAACCGAACGCGTCGACTCCAGCCCGGACAACTTCGTCAACGGCTCGCTAGGCCCGAACTCCAGCGTCTCGGGCATGTGGCTCCAGCACCTCAAGGTCGGCCTGTGGCTGACCGGCAACAACGACAACCTCGTCGTCGAGAACAGCCGTTTCCTCGACATGACGGCCGACGGCCTCAACCTCAACGGCACCGCGCGCGGCGTCCGCGTCCGCAACAACTTCCTGCGCAACCAGGGCGACGACGCGCTCGCCATGTGGTCGCTGTACGCGCCGAACACGAGCAGCAGTTTCGAGAACAACACCATCACCCAGCCGAACCTCGCCAACGGCATCGCGATCTACGGCGGCACCGACATCACCGTCCGGGACAACCTGGTCTCCGACACCAACGCCCTCGGCAGCGGTATCGCGATCTCGAACCAGAAGTTCCTCGACCCGTTCCACCCGCTGGCCGGCACCATCACCGTCGACGGCAACACGCTCGTCCGCACCGGAGCGATGAACCCCAACTGGAACCATCCGATGGGCGCCCTGCGCGTCGACTCCTACGACAGCGCCATCGACGCGCAGGTCCGCATCACGAACACCACGATCACCGACAGCCCGTACAGCGCGTTCGAGTTCGTCTCCGGCAGCGGGCGCGGCCTGGCGGCGCGGAACGTCACGGTCGACGGCGCCACCGTACGCAACACCGGCACGGTCGTCGTCCAGGCCGAGACGCAGGGCGCCGCCACCTTCCGCAACGTCACGGCCACCGGCGTCGGCGCCGCCGGGATCTACAACTGCCCCTACCCGTCGGGTTCGGGCACCTTCACCGTCACCGACGGCGGCGGCAACTCCGGCTGGAGCAGCACATGGTCCGACTGCTCGACCTGGCCCCGGCCCGGTCAGGGCAACCCGGACCCCGACCCCGGCCGCAACCTCGCCAAGGGCCGCCCGGCCACCGCGACCGGCTCCCAGGACGTCTACACGCCCGGCAGGGCGGTCGACGGGGACGCGAGCAGCTACTGGGAGTCGGCCAACAACGCCTTCCCGCAGTCCCTGACCGTGGACCTCGGCTCGGCCGAGGCGGTGCGCCGGCTGGTGCTCAAGCTGCCGCCGTCCTCCGCCTGGCAGGCCCGCACCCAGACGTTCTCGGTGCAGGGCAGCACCGACGGCTCGACGTACTCGACGGTCGTCGCCGCGCAGGGGCACCGCTTCGACCCGGCGACCGGCAACACGGTCACCGTCCCCCTGCCGGGCGGTACGAACCTGCGCTACCTGCGGCTGCACGTGACGGCCAACACCGGCTGGCCTGCCGCCCAGTTCAGTGAGGTGGAGGCGTACCTGACCTCATGA
- a CDS encoding helix-turn-helix domain-containing protein, with the protein MTDGYEVPGATATATLPAVIARVAALADRIGVSHAEVFDTARLSVASGVPEPVVKELLSGRPAGEPDVQSRFLQRLDLLRRTRLKPNGRRYTQQEIADGAGMSRQQAGALINGDRRPTMEHCDAIQRFFRVHAGFLTAEDPEALAGALQRTEQELLQKLADREREAASTAEDPLERLLQDHGVRGIAWRAAQLPTDQHRDKVAEWLDMLLESVKRPES; encoded by the coding sequence GTGACGGATGGCTACGAGGTTCCGGGCGCCACGGCGACGGCCACCCTGCCGGCCGTGATCGCCCGTGTCGCCGCGCTCGCCGACCGGATCGGCGTATCGCACGCGGAGGTCTTCGACACCGCCCGGCTGTCCGTCGCCAGCGGTGTCCCCGAGCCGGTTGTGAAGGAATTGCTGAGCGGCCGTCCGGCGGGTGAGCCGGATGTGCAGTCGCGATTCCTGCAACGCCTGGATCTGCTGCGCCGCACACGGCTGAAACCGAACGGTCGCAGGTACACCCAGCAGGAGATCGCCGACGGCGCGGGCATGTCGCGGCAGCAGGCCGGCGCGCTGATCAACGGCGACCGGCGGCCCACCATGGAGCACTGCGACGCCATTCAGCGCTTCTTCCGGGTGCACGCCGGATTCCTCACGGCCGAGGACCCCGAGGCACTCGCGGGCGCCTTGCAGCGCACCGAGCAGGAACTGCTCCAGAAACTCGCCGACCGGGAGCGGGAGGCGGCCTCGACCGCCGAGGACCCGCTGGAGCGGCTGTTGCAGGACCACGGGGTGCGGGGCATCGCCTGGCGTGCCGCCCAACTGCCCACCGACCAGCACCGTGACAAGGTAGCCGAGTGGCTGGACATGCTCCTGGAGAGCGTCAAGCGGCCCGAGTCGTGA
- a CDS encoding 4'-phosphopantetheinyl transferase family protein: MIEELLPDTVVCVEALGDDGTEPVPLYPEEEALVARAVDKRRREFALVRGCARRAMEKLAVPAQPVLPGERGAPHWPAGLVGSMTHCDGYGAAALARAADLASLGIDAEPHAALPEGVLEAVALPGEQDRLRRLDAERPDVRWDRLLFSAKESVYKAWFPLTRKWLDFSEADIDLTAETGDGPPHGRFRAALLVPGPVVDGTRLDAFEGRWTVQHGLLATAVTVPHA; encoded by the coding sequence GTGATCGAGGAGCTGCTGCCGGACACGGTGGTCTGCGTCGAGGCGCTCGGCGACGACGGGACCGAGCCGGTGCCGCTGTACCCGGAGGAGGAGGCGCTGGTCGCGCGGGCGGTCGACAAGCGCCGGCGCGAGTTCGCGCTGGTGCGCGGCTGCGCCCGCCGCGCCATGGAGAAGCTCGCCGTGCCGGCGCAGCCGGTGCTGCCCGGTGAGCGCGGAGCCCCGCACTGGCCGGCCGGTCTGGTGGGCAGCATGACCCACTGCGACGGCTACGGTGCCGCCGCGCTGGCCCGCGCCGCCGACCTGGCCTCGCTCGGCATCGACGCGGAACCGCACGCGGCGCTCCCGGAGGGTGTTCTGGAGGCCGTGGCCCTGCCCGGCGAGCAGGACCGGCTGCGGCGCCTGGACGCCGAGCGGCCCGACGTCCGCTGGGACCGCCTGCTGTTCAGCGCCAAGGAGTCGGTCTACAAGGCGTGGTTCCCGCTCACCCGGAAGTGGCTGGACTTCTCGGAGGCCGACATCGACCTCACCGCGGAGACCGGGGACGGGCCGCCGCACGGACGGTTCCGTGCGGCGCTGCTGGTACCGGGCCCCGTCGTCGACGGCACGCGGCTCGACGCCTTCGAGGGCCGCTGGACCGTCCAACACGGCCTGCTGGCCACGGCGGTGACGGTGCCGCACGCCTGA
- a CDS encoding metallophosphoesterase family protein → MTSRAGGAGQLLAISDLHIGYAENRDLVEKMRPESDDDWLLVAGDVAETVSAIRWALQTLADRFRKVVWVPGNHELWTHPSDEVTLRGVARYDHLVEVCRELGVVTPEDPYPVWEGPGGPVAVAPLFLLYDYSFLPAGCATKEEGLAYAHSTGVVCSDEYLLHPDPYPTREDWCRARVAQTERRLAELPDGLPTVLVNHYPLDRHPTDVLWYPEFAMWCGTRLTADWHRRFRVETMVYGHLHIPRTTWHEGVRFEEVSVGYPREWRKRPGPPGRLRRILPREEESR, encoded by the coding sequence GTGACGTCGAGGGCCGGCGGTGCCGGGCAGCTGCTGGCGATCAGCGACCTGCACATCGGATACGCGGAGAACCGCGACCTGGTCGAGAAGATGCGCCCCGAGTCCGACGACGACTGGCTGCTGGTGGCCGGTGACGTCGCGGAGACCGTGTCCGCGATCCGCTGGGCCCTGCAGACCCTCGCGGACCGCTTCCGGAAGGTCGTCTGGGTCCCGGGCAACCACGAGCTGTGGACCCATCCGTCGGACGAGGTGACCCTGCGCGGTGTCGCCCGCTACGACCACCTCGTGGAGGTCTGCCGCGAACTGGGCGTGGTCACCCCCGAGGACCCCTACCCCGTCTGGGAGGGCCCGGGTGGGCCGGTGGCCGTGGCGCCGCTGTTCCTGCTGTACGACTACAGCTTCCTGCCGGCCGGCTGCGCGACCAAGGAGGAGGGTCTGGCGTACGCCCACTCCACCGGGGTCGTGTGCAGCGACGAGTACCTGCTGCACCCCGACCCCTATCCGACGCGCGAGGACTGGTGCCGGGCCCGGGTCGCGCAGACCGAGCGCCGGCTCGCCGAGCTCCCCGACGGTCTGCCGACCGTCCTGGTCAACCACTACCCGCTGGACCGGCACCCGACGGACGTCCTGTGGTACCCGGAGTTCGCGATGTGGTGCGGCACCCGGCTGACCGCGGACTGGCACCGCCGGTTCCGGGTGGAGACCATGGTGTACGGGCATCTGCACATCCCGCGCACCACCTGGCACGAGGGCGTCCGCTTCGAGGAGGTGTCGGTGGGCTACCCCCGCGAATGGCGCAAGCGACCCGGACCGCCCGGACGGCTGCGCCGCATTCTGCCGAGGGAGGAGGAGTCCCGGTGA
- a CDS encoding ATP-grasp domain-containing protein, whose translation MVSRVRVWLNRTYAENVFFIDQLRRNPGDRAVEIHATHGDPDSPVLAAADTADLEPEGLSPAAYVEFALNQCVRRGIDVFVPRLHQAAIVAHRAEFEAIGTALLAPPPEAVAVFHDKVIAYEAVQAIGVPVPPWWRVRGADELVAAVEELEAGGHKACFKPASGAGGVGFRVITRTPFSLVHLSGFPGPYVPLDVVVEAVRQAEEPVDWLVMPRLEQPEVSVDCLTGRDNRVRMAVGRTKNGRRRGFTLHEQWLEPARRIAEGFGLHHLSNIQFRMFGDRPVLMDVNTRPAGGLHQLSLCGINAPWAAVRLALGDDPGEIAPPFLGQDYSVVSGPRPLRPVSIPQQRTEEPGPLLPAVPSPAPVGAVETGAARVLPL comes from the coding sequence ATGGTCTCTCGCGTACGCGTCTGGCTCAACCGCACGTACGCGGAGAACGTGTTCTTCATCGATCAGCTGCGGAGAAATCCGGGCGATCGGGCGGTCGAGATCCACGCCACCCACGGCGACCCCGACTCCCCGGTGCTGGCCGCCGCCGACACCGCCGACCTCGAACCCGAGGGGCTGTCCCCCGCCGCCTACGTCGAGTTCGCGCTGAACCAGTGCGTCCGGCGCGGCATCGACGTGTTCGTGCCGCGGCTGCACCAGGCGGCGATCGTGGCGCACCGGGCCGAGTTCGAGGCGATCGGCACCGCCCTGCTGGCACCTCCGCCGGAGGCCGTGGCCGTCTTCCACGACAAGGTGATCGCCTACGAGGCGGTCCAGGCGATCGGTGTCCCGGTGCCGCCGTGGTGGCGGGTGCGCGGCGCCGACGAACTGGTCGCGGCCGTCGAGGAGTTGGAGGCCGGCGGCCACAAGGCGTGCTTCAAGCCGGCCTCGGGGGCCGGCGGGGTGGGCTTCCGTGTGATCACGCGCACCCCCTTCTCGCTCGTGCACCTCAGCGGGTTCCCCGGCCCGTACGTGCCGCTCGACGTGGTCGTGGAGGCGGTCCGGCAGGCCGAGGAGCCGGTCGACTGGCTCGTGATGCCCAGGCTGGAGCAGCCGGAGGTGTCGGTGGACTGCCTCACCGGCCGGGACAACCGGGTGCGGATGGCGGTCGGGCGGACGAAGAACGGACGACGGCGCGGGTTCACCCTGCACGAGCAGTGGCTGGAGCCGGCCCGGCGGATCGCCGAGGGCTTCGGGCTGCACCACCTGTCCAACATCCAGTTCCGGATGTTCGGCGACCGACCGGTGCTGATGGATGTCAACACGCGTCCGGCCGGCGGGCTGCACCAGCTGTCGCTGTGCGGGATCAACGCTCCCTGGGCCGCGGTGCGTCTGGCGCTCGGTGACGACCCGGGGGAGATCGCGCCGCCGTTCCTCGGCCAGGACTACTCCGTGGTGTCGGGGCCGCGGCCGCTGCGCCCGGTGTCGATCCCGCAGCAGCGGACGGAGGAGCCCGGGCCGCTGCTGCCGGCGGTTCCCTCCCCGGCGCCGGTCGGCGCCGTCGAGACCGGCGCGGCCCGGGTGCTGCCTCTCTAG